In Xyrauchen texanus isolate HMW12.3.18 chromosome 23, RBS_HiC_50CHRs, whole genome shotgun sequence, a genomic segment contains:
- the LOC127663387 gene encoding ras-related protein Rap-2c-like has translation MKEYKVVVLGSGGVGKSALTVQFVTGTFIEKYDPTIEDFYRKEIEVDSSPSVLEILDTAGTEQFASMRDLYIKNGQGFILVYSLVNQQSFQDIRPMRDQIVRVKRFEKVPLILVGNKVDLESEREVAGSDGRALAQEWGCPFIETSAKSKSMVDELFAEIVRQMNYTTLPEKQEQCCTACVVQ, from the exons ATGAAGGAGTACAAGGTAGTTGTGCTCGGCAGCGGCGGAGTGGGCAAATCCGCACTCACGGTCCAGTTTGTGACCGGGACGTTCATCGAGAAATATGACCCGACCATCGAGGACTTCTATAGGAAGGAGATCGAGGTGGATTCGTCTCCCTCGGTCCTGGAGATTCTGGACACAGCTGGGACCGAGCAGTTCGCCTCCATGCGAGATCTGTATATAAAAAATGGGCAAGGCTTCATTTTAGTTTACAGCCTCGTCAATCAGCAGTCATTTCAG GACATCAGACCGATGCGGGACCAGATTGTTCGTGTGAAGCGCTTTGAGAAGGTGCCTCTAATCTTGGTGGGGAACAAGGTGGATCTGGAGTCAGAGCGGGAGGTCGCAGGCTCTGATGGCCGTGCCCTTGCACAAGAATGGGGCTGCCCTTTCATAGAGACCTCTGCCAAGAGCAAGAGCATGGTGGATGAGTTGTTTGCTGAGATTGTAAGGCAGATGAACTATACCACTTTGCCCGAGAAGCAAGAGCAGTGTTGCACGGCGTGTGTTGTGCAGTGA